DNA from Nocardioides seonyuensis:
ACCGGTGTGCCCGAGGTCGAACAGCCCGTCCGTCACATGCGCAGGATACGTGGCACCGGGACGGCTGATGCCGCCGGCGCTCGCTCACTTCGCGACGTAGAGGTCCTTGTAGTTGGGGGAACCCCAGACGACCTCGCCGGAGGGGTTGCCGATGTCCTCGCCGAAGACCAGCAGCTCGTTCCTGACGGCGGTCGGGATGATCGGGAAGTACTCCCGCATGATCCTCTCGTCCAGGGCGCCCCACGCGTCGGCCTGGTCGGCCTGGGGCAGGACGGAGATCTTGCGCATCTCCTCGTCCACCGATGTCTCCTCGAAGTCCGCCAGGTTGTACTCGGCGCCCGACTCGAGCAGCGGAGGCAGCATGCTGGATCCGGCGGGCCAGTCGGCGCACCAGTTGAAGCCGCGGAGGTTGAGCCGCCTGTCGACCTTGCTGTCCGGGTCGAGCCACACGTTGTAGGGCGAGCTCTGGACGGGTATGTCCTTCACCGAGAAGCCGCCAGCCTCGAACCCCTGCTTGATCCTCTCCTGGGCCGCCCGCATGTCGGGGTCCAGCTCGTAGTAGATCATCGTGATGGGATAGGGCTTGTCGGCGTGGCCAGCCTCGGCCAGGAGCTCCCTGGACCTCTCCGGGTCGAAGGTGATCTGGGCCTCGTCGACGAAGAACTCCTCCCTGCCCGGCATCCCCGGCGGCAGCAGGGAGCTCGCAAGGCGCCGCGTCACCTGGGGCACCTCGCCGGCCGCGGACCACACGTCGTCGTAGGGGTAGGCGTAGGCCAACGCCTTGCGGACCCGGATGTCGTCGATCTTGTCGTAGTCGGGCATCAGGGTCGAGACGCACAGCGTGCTCTGCTGCACCAGCCGGTCGCCCAGCTTCTCGGTGGCCTCGTCGAACCTCTCGGCGCCCAGCCCTGTCGCGATGGCCGCCCTGCTCTCAGGGCTGTCCGACAACATCAGGTCGTCCACCTGCGCGCCGTCCTGGTCGAACTTGAACACCCACTCGTCGACGTGCTGGTGGCGCGCCGGGTCGGAGGCAGGATCCCACTGGTCGTTGCGGACCAGCCTGAGCTCCTCGCCTGCCTCGAAGCGCGCGACCTT
Protein-coding regions in this window:
- a CDS encoding ABC transporter substrate-binding protein; amino-acid sequence: MPRHLVRSRRALRTASAGVAFLALAVGGCSTTDGGPGRAPSPKQEPVTAVTKAHDLRGPAPEVDGAVEGGTITVHLPGDSSPETIDPTAGWARAGNSILQALTSRSLTQYSRDEEGRPVLVPDLAVDLGRPNTDFTEWTFTIRDDATWEDGRPVTAEEVAFGICRSLDSTAFPSGPGAVYSRRFFAGADDYAGPYTGKDPRCESWDGISVEGQEITITMSTPFPDMDYFGAFMAMGPAPLDRTSRPPRYGRTPLSTGPYKVARFEAGEELRLVRNDQWDPASDPARHQHVDEWVFKFDQDGAQVDDLMLSDSPESRAAIATGLGAERFDEATEKLGDRLVQQSTLCVSTLMPDYDKIDDIRVRKALAYAYPYDDVWSAAGEVPQVTRRLASSLLPPGMPGREEFFVDEAQITFDPERSRELLAEAGHADKPYPITMIYYELDPDMRAAQERIKQGFEAGGFSVKDIPVQSSPYNVWLDPDSKVDRRLNLRGFNWCADWPAGSSMLPPLLESGAEYNLADFEETSVDEEMRKISVLPQADQADAWGALDERIMREYFPIIPTAVRNELLVFGEDIGNPSGEVVWGSPNYKDLYVAK